The Saprospiraceae bacterium genomic interval TTGGTTCATGCTGCCATTTTTCCAGTATCCTAATTCGCTGGATTTCAAATCATAGCTTGAAGTCGAATTTGAATTCTGCAAAGTTCCTTCACTTGAATTATTTAAATACTCCTTACCTGTTTGAAAGGCCCGGCTCTCGTCGATGAAGGGTATCCTTTTCTGGTCTGGTAATTCCGCTTTGCCATGCGCTAAAACGCTTTGATCTTTATACACATGCAATAAATATTGCCCGGTGAAAACAGGTAATCCAAAATAGGTTTGATCAAATTTTAAATGTTGATTCTGTTGACCATCCGTTTGGTGTTCGGAAAGTTCGAATCCAACACCGGATTCTGTACCATAGCCAATAAAGAGAGGTAATTGGTTCGATAATTCCTTCCAATGTTCATCAGATTTTAAATCATTCAACACCGAAAATTGAAAACGACCTGGTATCCCTTCAGGATTTACCTCAAGTGCTTTGTAGTGATGAATCAGTCTGAGAACATTGGTTTCAGACAAAGCAGTGTGTCTATCCAAAATAACCTGGGTTGCTTGTGTTGAAGCCTTCCTATTTGACGGATGGATTTACCTGTCCAAAACTGAAGGTTAATAATGAATAAAAAAAGATGATGGAAGCAAATAACCTCATAAGATTTAGTTGATAAGTTTGATAGAAAGCCTAAGGTAAAGAAAATTAAAGATAGTAAAAATTTAGTGAATAGATTTGTCATATCTTATTGATATTTAAAACTATATATATATAAATAAAATAAACTTTATTCCTGACTTTGTCTTAACATAGAGCCTACAAATCGGAATTTATACCAATGAACTTTGGTTGTGCTCAGGATACTCCTTTAGCCCAGAATATAAATCCGATGATGCTTTACTAATAAAGGAAGCTTGGATCCTGTTAGTCGGAAATGCCGATGACGACGGCGTAGGCCTCACCCCGGCCCCCGCCACTGTGCGGAGAGGGGGTTTTGATTTGGGCCCCTTTGGTTTGTGCAACGATACTAACGTATGTTAGTATCGCGAATAGAGTGATGATTGATTTCATGAAGCTTATTCTTTATTTTGGTCCGGGAAGTATTTTTTCATCAAGACGTTCCAATTATCTTTTTGATCTTTTAAATGATCCAGATCATGATCATTTTGAATGTTGTCATAATTATTAAATCCTTTTTGGATGGCCTGTTCCAATTGTTGGAAAGCTTCATCAGTTTTGTTCAACATACTGAGTGCACATGCTAAATTGAAGTTGGCCATAAAATTTCCAGGGTTTAACTCAATCACTCTGCGGTTTGCCATCGCGGACTCTTCATATCGCTTCAATTGATTATAGGCCAGTCCCAGTTGAAAATGAGTTTCTGAATTATTCGGATTTACTTCTATGGCCTTATTGAATTGTCTCGCGGCATCATCAATACGCTGCGTAAAGATGTATATTTTCCCCAAAGCAATCAACAATTCTACAGCTTTCGGGTTATTTCGAATACCTGTCAACAAAATGTTTTCAGCATCCTGAATACGATGGGTATTTAAATACACTTCACTTAAAACTCCATAAGACCAGTGATTCAGAGAATCCAGCTGAAGGGATATCCGACAGAGGCTGTCAGCATTTTGCAAACGATTCATTCTTAGATTTACAAAAGCTAATACCTGATAGGCTCTTGAATCATTAGGATATCTTTGTATCCATTGTTTGCCATTGTTTCTGATTCTGGAAGCCTGTTTAACTGAAGATAGAGAGAAGTAAGATTTATAAGTAGAGGATCTAATGTCGTATCCAGTTGAAACGCGGTGGAATAATGTTTTTCAGCTTCGACAAAATTACCAGAACGGGCATAGGTCACTCCCAATGCATTGTGTATACAAGGCTTGCAATATCCCAATTTGCTGTTATTTAAAATTTTCAAAATTTCATAGCTGCTGAATCAAATTTTTGATTGTTGGCAAAATATTCTCCCCCATTTGTACAATAAATAGGTTGCATTTGAATCAATTTTGTTCGCTTGTGCCATGGAATTTAATTTTTTCGGACTCATTTTTCATGTAAACATCATTCAGCGCGGTATAAGCCAATACCCAGGATGGCGTTGTATTGATTGCTAAATTCAAATAATGTTCCGCCGAGTCAAGCTGTTTTAGTGACATTCCGTATAAAGCACCTAAATTCAAATAGACAAA includes:
- a CDS encoding tetratricopeptide repeat protein is translated as MKILNNSKLGYCKPCIHNALGVTYARSGNFVEAEKHYSTAFQLDTTLDPLLINLTSLYLQLNRLPESETMANNGYKDILMIQEPIRY
- a CDS encoding tetratricopeptide repeat protein — protein: MNRLQNADSLCRISLQLDSLNHWSYGVLSEVYLNTHRIQDAENILLTGIRNNPKAVELLIALGKIYIFTQRIDDAARQFNKAIEVNPNNSETHFQLGLAYNQLKRYEESAMANRRVIELNPGNFMANFNLACALSMLNKTDEAFQQLEQAIQKGFNNYDNIQNDHDLDHLKDQKDNWNVLMKKYFPDQNKE